A single region of the Salvia miltiorrhiza cultivar Shanhuang (shh) chromosome 8, IMPLAD_Smil_shh, whole genome shotgun sequence genome encodes:
- the LOC130997108 gene encoding D-lactate dehydrogenase [cytochrome], mitochondrial encodes MYCKYSSIRRRVWLLTMALSSWISRLRSSSRPIYTKFRNSLSHDHGAAVTGSPAAVERFRKPSFSHWDNSLLPLAFALSAGSLALHSYFNNSPSCCEAPNLDQTDKRLGGTDSMNYVVKGSHREVPQELINELSVICKENMTMDYDERYYHGKPQNSFHKAVNIPDIIVFPRSEEEVSKIVASCNKHKVPIVPYGGATSIEGHTLSPNGGVCIDMTQMKRIKSLNVKDMDVVVEPGIGWMDLNEYLEPYGLFFPLDPGPGATIGGMCATRCSGSLAVRYGTMRENVINLKVVLANGDIVRTGSRARKSAAGYDLTRLMIGSEGTLGVITEVTLRLQKIPQFSVVAMCNFPTIKDAADVAIATMMSGIQVSRVELLDEVQIRAINLANGKSLPEVPTLMFEFIGTEAYSREQTLMVQKIASEHSGSDFVFAEEPESKKELWKIRKEALWACFAMEPNSEALITDVCVPLSRLAELISRSKQQLDASPLVCTVIAHAGDGNFHCVVLFDPDKEEQRKEAERLNCFMVHAALDMDGTCTGEHGVGTGKMKYLEKELGMEALQTMKRIKAALDPNDIMNPGKLIPSHVCM; translated from the exons ATGTACTGTAAGTACTCTTCAATCCGGCGCCGCGTTTGGCTTTTAACAATGGCGCTGTCTTCGTGGATTTCTCGATTGCGTTCTTCCTCAAGACCTATTTACACCAAATTCcggaactctctctctcacgaccACGGAGCCGCCGTGACAGGGAGCCCTGCTGCGGTGGAACGCTTCCGGAAACCGTCCTTTTCGCATTGGGATAACTCTTTGCTTCCGCTGGCTTTCGCTCTCTCCGCCGGCTCTCTTGCTTTGCATTCTTACTTCAATAACAGCCCATCATGCTGCGAAGCCCCAAATCTCGATCAAAC TGATAAAAGACTTGGCGGCACAGACAGCATGAATTATGTGGTGAAAGGATCACATAGAGAAGTTCCGCAAGAGCTTATCAATGAACTCAGTGTCATCTGCAAG GAGAATATGACAATGGACTATGATGAGAGGTACTATCATGGTAAGCCACAGAACAGCTTTCACAAAGCAGTGAACATCCCTGATATAATTGTTTTTCCAAG GTCTGAAGAGGAGGTGTCTAAGATAGTTGCATCCTGCAACAAGCATAAG GTTCCCATTGTGCCATACGGTGGAGCTACCTCTATTGAAGGCCATACCTTATCTCCTAACGGTGGAGTTTGCATTGACATGACACAAATGAAA CGTATCAAATCATTAAATGTTAAGGACATGGATGTGGTTGTTGAGCCCGGAATTGGGTGGATGGATCTTAATGAATACCTCGAACCTTATGGTTTATTCTTCCCTCTGGATCCTG GTCCTGGAGCAACCATTGGTGGGATGTGTGCTACACGTTGCTCTGGCTCTTTGGCTGTAAG GTATGGAACTATGCGCGAAAACGTCATTAACCTTAAG GTGGTTCTAGCCAATGGGGACATTGTCAGGACTGGGTCTCGTGCCAGGAAAAGTGCTGCTGG ATATGATTTAACACGCCTCATGATTGGAAGTGAAGGAACATTAGGTGTGATAACAGAAGTCACATTACGTCTCCAAAAGATCCCTCAATTCTCAGTG GTAGCAATGTGTAACTTTCCAACAATTAAAGATGCCGCAGATGTTGCTATTGCCACTATGATGTCTGGTATACAG GTATCAAGGGTTGAGCTTCTGGACGAGGTTCAAATCAGGGCAATCAACCTTGCTAATGGGAAAAGTTTACCTGAAGTCCCAACTTTGATGTTTGAGTTTATTGGCACAG AAGCATATTCTCGTGAACAAACACTTATGGTTCAGAAGATTGCTTCTGAGCACAGTGGCTCAGATTTTGTGTTTGCAGAGGAACCTGAATCAAAAAAGGAACTTTGGAAG ATACGTAAAGAGGCACTCTGGGCATGCTTTGCCATGGAACCAAATTCCGAAGCATTGATCACG GATGTATGTGTTCCACTATCTCGCCTTGCGGAACTAATATCAAGATCCAAGCAACAGCTAGATGCTTCACCTTTAGTTTG CACGGTTATTGCTCATGCTGGTGATGGTAACTTCCATTGCGTGGTTTTGTTTGATCCTGACAAAGAGGAACAGCGAAAGGAAGCTGAGAGATTAAACTGTTTCATGGTGCATGCAGCTTTGGATATGGACG GAACATGCACAGGGGAACATGGTGTCGGCACAGGAAAAATGAAG TATCTGGAGAAAGAGCTGGGAATGGAGGCTTTGCAGACAATGAAAAGGATTAAAGCTGCTTTAGATCCGAACGACATCATGAATCCAGGAAAGCTTATCCCTTCGCATGTATGCATGTAA